A genome region from Streptosporangiales bacterium includes the following:
- a CDS encoding pyridoxamine 5'-phosphate oxidase: MPVTTPVAELLFGAEAGTPISTDESTVKQWSEARECLESAPKVWLTTVRPDGRPHVQPVLVVWVDGVPCFTTRPVSHKAENIAANGRCIVSVASETLDLVVEGRPARIHDEVELGRVSDAFKAKYEWELTVRDGSVHEDALPGSPEYGFYRVMPTRAFGYGPDGMTATRWRF, from the coding sequence TGCTGTTCGGAGCCGAGGCCGGCACGCCGATCAGCACGGACGAGTCGACGGTGAAGCAGTGGAGCGAGGCACGCGAGTGCCTGGAGTCCGCGCCCAAGGTCTGGCTCACGACCGTACGGCCCGACGGTCGGCCGCACGTCCAGCCGGTGCTGGTGGTGTGGGTCGACGGCGTGCCGTGCTTCACGACCCGACCGGTCTCGCACAAGGCGGAGAACATCGCCGCCAACGGCCGCTGCATCGTCAGCGTGGCGAGCGAGACCCTCGACCTCGTCGTCGAGGGTCGGCCGGCCAGGATCCACGACGAGGTCGAGCTCGGACGCGTGTCAGACGCCTTCAAGGCGAAGTACGAGTGGGAGCTGACGGTGCGCGACGGCTCGGTCCACGAGGATGCTCTGCCGGGGTCGCCGGAGTACGGCTTCTACCGGGTCATGCCGACCCGCGCGTTCGGGTATGGGCCTGATGGCATGACCGCTACCCGGTGGCGGTTCTGA